GTGTCATTTTTTTATGACTACTTTGTATGGTTGCATCTTCCTAGACGCACATAACTCTGACATGTATGTATCATTTGCCCTCTCAATTTCGTTTTTATGAGCATTTCTGGTCGGTGGTCCTTTAGAAAGCAATCTGTTTGCTCTCGAGTAGAGGGATGAACGACCTTATTTAGTCACGGGTTCTATACctgcgggtggagtagtgactgtCTTCTCATCTAGGGtatgaggaatgattgtctacactctacTTACCCTATATTCTATATTCGTGggcttgttgtttttgttgttgttgttgtaaagttTTGACCAATTATTCCCATGataacgaattttgcaaccttggttttTTATGATTTTGTGTTCTCAATTTCTCAAAATTTTGATAGATAATTACCAGAAATCTAGCAGCAACAAGCGACTCAGACCCCATGTGTCGAACCCACACAACCATGAAAATTGGGCAATAAACGGTTGTGGGTTCCacagtttttatttttccttttagaTTTTGTGTAAATTGACAGCAGCCTAATTAAACAGCCTGGAAAGAGCTGTGGGAGAGACTTCACTTCAAAAAAAGCTTCCAGCTTTCATCATCAATGTTTCATGAGGTTAACACTTAACACCATTTTACTGGTTTTCACTCTTTATTTCCAATGAGGTAATCATTGCTACTCAAAATTCAAGTTTTTTTGCCTCAAATATTTCATTTGTTCTGTTCAAAACCCTAGTATCTGTTTGTACAATTTATTAACATTGCTTTGAATATATCTTTTTGGTTCTTTTAATTTTTACACAATAACCCAATTACTTGTCTTTAGcttaaagcttgaatcttttagcTAAATTTAGGGATTTTAAGACTATAATGTCCAAGAATCTGAGTTTCTTGAAGTGGGTAGCTTGAGTTTTTTCTGTTAATCCTTTCACTAGCTAATTGGTTGCCTAAAGGTTTAATCTTTAAGTTCAAACCGTTATCAGTTTAGGGAATTAATTATTTAGATTACCAAGATAACTGTTCCTTAAATTGGGTTGCTTCAGTTATAGTGTATACAAGTATCAAATTGCATAAGAAATGAGTTTCTTGAAGTGGGGTACTTTAGTTTGTGCACTTTTTCTATCTGCATATGTTCATCAATCATCATCTGCTTCATTCACTCCTACTGATAGCTACTTAATTGCCTGTGGTTCTTCCAAAAATGTCACATATCTTGGTCAAACCTATGTCCCTGATTCACAGCAATCGTCCATGGTTTCTTTAAACAACCAAGAGAATACAAATGTAATTGATTCCAACACAATTGTACCTTTACCCATACTCCAGTCGGCTCGAGTATTCACTAAAACGGCCTCTTACGAGTTCAAAATCAAGAAACAGGGTAGGCATTGGGTCCGACTCTACTTTTACCCCATACCGAGCCACAACCTCACATCGGCTTCATTAACTGTGGTTACTGATAACTTTGTTCTCTTAAACAACTATAGTTTCAAAAGCTACAACGGGTCGGGTTATCTCTTTAAAGAATACTCTATCAACGTGACTTCGGATTCATTACTTTTAAGCTTTGTCCCTTCAAACAATTCAATTGCATTCATCAACGCAATTGAAGTTGTTTCTACCCCTGATGAATTGATCCCAAACGAGGCCCCATCAGTGTTCCCAGCCGCCACAATTAACGATCTTTCAAATCACGCCTTAGAAAGCATGTATCGTTTGAATATGGGCGGGCCTAAACTGACGCCTCAAAACGACACATTAGGAAGAACTTGGGAAAATGATGAGAAGTATCTTCATGTAAATGGGTCAGCTGCAAATGTGTCGATTAACCCATCGATGATAAAATATACCGAAAGTCTCACCCCCGAAATAGCGCCGAATTGGGTGTACGCATCAGCTGAAACAATGGGTGATGCTAACGTTGCTGATTTGGACTTCAATATCACATGGGTTCTTCCTGTTATTCAAGATTTTACTTATTTTATCCGCGTGCATTTTTGTGATATCGTGAGTGCTACTCTGAATACTCTTGTGTTTAATTTGTACATAAATGGTGAAATTGCATTACAAGATTTGGATTTGTCGAGTTTAACGGGTAACCTTGATGTGCCTCTCTACAAAGATTTTGTATGTAACTTGACCGGTGATCATAGTACTTTGACTATTAGTGTTGGTCCGGATAAGGTTGCTGAAGATGAAAACGTTGTTTTGAATggtctcgaaatcttgaaaattaGCAATGAAGCTAGAAGCTTAGATGGGGTTATTTCTATtgaaaatcttgttttgattccaACAAAGAAGCATACAAATATGGTCTTGATTATTGGATTGGTCGTAggtgttttggttgttgtaatgatTTTAGGTTTATGTTATTGTTGTTTATTGGCGAAGAGTTCAAAAACGAGTCGACCAAAACCTTCATGGCTACCACTTCCGTTATACGGAAGCTCACTCACAAACACAAAAATTTCTACAACGTCTCAAAAAAGTGGGACCGCGAGTTGCATCTCGTTAACTTCGTGTCATCTTGGGAGAACTTTCACATTTCAAGAAATTATGGATGCAACAAACAAATTTGATGAGAATTTGCTACTTGGAGTTGGTGGTTTTGGGCGGGTTTTTAAAGGAACAATGGAAGACGGGACATGCGTAGCTGTTAAAAGAGGAAACCCGAGATCCGAACAAGGTCTCGCAGAATTTCGAACCGAGATCGAAATGTTATCGAAACTTCGACACCGTCATCTCGTTTCGCTAATCGGGTATTGTGATGAACGGTCCGAAATGATTCTTGTATATGAGTACATGGCGAACGGCCCGTTAAGAAGTCATCTTTACGGGACCGATCTTCCTTCGTTATCTTGGAAGCAACGGCTCGAGATTTGTATAGGAGCTGCAAGAGGTCTACATTATCTTCACACGGGTGCATCGCAGAGTATAATTCATCGGGATGTAAAAACTACTAACATTTTATTGGATGAAAACTTTGTAGCTAAAGTTGCTGACTTTGGGCTCTCGAAAGCGGGCCCGTCTCTCGACCAAACCCATGTCAGCACCGCTGTAAAGGGTAGTTTCGGGTATCTCGATCCTGAATATTTCAGAAGGCAACAGTTGACTGAAAAGTCAGACGTGTATTCTTTCGGGGTTGTTTTAATGGAAGTTGTCTGCACAAGACCTGCTTTGAATCCGGTTCTTCCAAGAGACCAAGTCAACATTGCTGAGTGGGCGATGACGTGGCAAAAAAACGGAATGTTGGATCAAATTATGGATAAAAATCTCGTCGGAAAAGTGAATCCCGCGTCGTTGAAAAAGTTTGGTGAAACTGCTGAAAAATGTTTGGCTGATTACGGGGTCGATCGTCCTTCAATGGGAGACGTTTTATGGAATTTGGAATACGCTTTGCAACTTGAAGAAACATCGTTGGCTTTATTGGAACCGGATGAAAATAGCACAAATCATATTCAGGGCATTGCGTTAGGTACAGTTGAGGCGTTTGAGAACAGTACTAGTATCGTTGACCAGGGTCAATCGCGCACGTGTGAAGATGGCACCAGTGCAGTGTTTTCTCAGCTTGTTAACCCTAAAGGAAGATGATTTAAAACGCTTATTTTAAGGTTGTGTATTGTTTTTTGTCTGTCAGTTATTTCTGTTGTACCTGTATTTCCATTTGTATTCATTCATTcagttaacaatatacatatatataggacAATGCATTATATTGTTTTCTTGAGCAAGAATCAGTTATGCAAAAGATGCTTAGCTCATTGGGATAAAAGAGATGCTTTTCTGCCCATTTTGTCCCATACAACCAAATATTCTACCTTGTTTAACTTTATTAGTTTTCATGTAAATAGAATATTACAAATTTTGGCTGTTAGCATGCTATATATGTATATTATGTGCTGCAACTCATTAAGATCGAGAGGTAAGAGATGAAGGAAGATAAAGCTGAATTGAAGGTTGGGGTGCCAATCGGAGACCTATGGAAGGCGATCTCAAGTGACTTAAGGCACACAATTCCTAAGGTACCATAAGGAGAAGATAGTAGAGGTTGATGAATCACTGCATAAGTTTGATATTAAAGTAGTGGAAGGAGGGCATTTGGATCACGGGTTCTGTTCATACACGACTGCATTCAAGTTACAGCAAGTAGCAGAATCGGAGACACACGTGGAAGTAAAGGTTTTGTACGAGACAAAGTTAGTAGAAGAAGAAGATAGTCGAATGCCAGGGGAGTCTGTAAAAGCATCAATCCATTACATCAAATGCCTCGAAAACCATCTGTTAGATGCTCCGTCCGTCATAAGTTAATCTTTTGTTTGTTGTTCTTCTGCATCATAAGGTTGTGTTTCAGTTTGGTATCAAACTATCAAAACCAAAGAAGCTATAATTTAATTATGTGTTCCATCTTCTATATTGTTTAGATTCGAATTGTGATGAGATCAAATGCAAAATCCAatagttaaagttaaatatgtatgtaatgataatgataatgataatactattaataaacaaTATATAGGACAATTGCTTCATCATCAAAATTAACTAGGTCAAAAGATGCTTGCAGTTGCATTCATTAAATTAAGGGTAGATATTTTTATGTCTTCACATAACCAAGATATGAGTACTGGTCTATGGGATAATACTTTGATCACTAACACTGCATTTATCCatgttaatatttgtattttaagtataatataattattaagtttCACATAAAACTAACTACATAACAAATTTgaaagtgccattatattatagaCAACACATATATAAACATTACATACAGAGAAGTACTACAGTTCATTCCGTACCAGCTTCAACTTAAAACAAAGAAACTGCAAAAGGTGAAAATTATATACTACAATCTAATATAGAGTAGTTGTACATCGATACGTACTTTACAATTCCGAAATCAGGCTCTTTTCATAATCGTGACCGAATGAAAACCTTTTTGACATCAGTTTTCTCTGTAGCAGCAGAGTTTTCATTTGATTCAGCTGGCTCCTTACGAGGATTGAAGTCTTTAGCACATAAGATTGAATCTTCATCATCATAAAGACGTATAAAATGCAAATCCTCCTCCATTTTCAGTCTAGACCTGGCAAACGGGTCGAgatgggtcgggttgggtcaaagatcaaatgggtttgggtcgaaacgggtcatggGTCGAAACGGGTCGAAATTAAAATGGGTCAAACGGGTTGGGTCAGAcccgggtcgggttgggtcaagaCCCGGGTCGGTTGGGTCGAGCTagtaaaattgttttttttttgtcttttttgaTGTTACATCCTTGATATT
This window of the Rutidosis leptorrhynchoides isolate AG116_Rl617_1_P2 chromosome 7, CSIRO_AGI_Rlap_v1, whole genome shotgun sequence genome carries:
- the LOC139856809 gene encoding receptor-like protein kinase THESEUS 1, which gives rise to MSFLKWGTLVCALFLSAYVHQSSSASFTPTDSYLIACGSSKNVTYLGQTYVPDSQQSSMVSLNNQENTNVIDSNTIVPLPILQSARVFTKTASYEFKIKKQGRHWVRLYFYPIPSHNLTSASLTVVTDNFVLLNNYSFKSYNGSGYLFKEYSINVTSDSLLLSFVPSNNSIAFINAIEVVSTPDELIPNEAPSVFPAATINDLSNHALESMYRLNMGGPKLTPQNDTLGRTWENDEKYLHVNGSAANVSINPSMIKYTESLTPEIAPNWVYASAETMGDANVADLDFNITWVLPVIQDFTYFIRVHFCDIVSATLNTLVFNLYINGEIALQDLDLSSLTGNLDVPLYKDFVCNLTGDHSTLTISVGPDKVAEDENVVLNGLEILKISNEARSLDGVISIENLVLIPTKKHTNMVLIIGLVVGVLVVVMILGLCYCCLLAKSSKTSRPKPSWLPLPLYGSSLTNTKISTTSQKSGTASCISLTSCHLGRTFTFQEIMDATNKFDENLLLGVGGFGRVFKGTMEDGTCVAVKRGNPRSEQGLAEFRTEIEMLSKLRHRHLVSLIGYCDERSEMILVYEYMANGPLRSHLYGTDLPSLSWKQRLEICIGAARGLHYLHTGASQSIIHRDVKTTNILLDENFVAKVADFGLSKAGPSLDQTHVSTAVKGSFGYLDPEYFRRQQLTEKSDVYSFGVVLMEVVCTRPALNPVLPRDQVNIAEWAMTWQKNGMLDQIMDKNLVGKVNPASLKKFGETAEKCLADYGVDRPSMGDVLWNLEYALQLEETSLALLEPDENSTNHIQGIALGTVEAFENSTSIVDQGQSRTCEDGTSAVFSQLVNPKGR